GCGAATGGTGCGCTGGTATCCCGGTGCGCGTTCACGACTCCGAAACAATCCACCCAGTCAAACATAACGGTAGCCTATGATGGGAAGGGAGTGAGACCAACTGTGCACTGATCCGTGGCATACCGAGACAGACGAAAAATAACTGCGATCATGACATGACACGTAAAATTAACAATTACAATAGATAAATGTATCATGTTTTGAAATGAGGTTTATAAAGAGAAGGGTCAGAGAATGCCTTGTAAAAAAACGTATCCTTGTTTGGAAATAGTGCTGGCTTGGGAGTCGTCGTCCATGCGTCTCGCTGGATGAGTGTTTCTACAGTAAGTCTGCTAACGCCTTTTGTATTCAGCCATGTCCGAACTAAAAACCCGTGAACTGCTCAATGCCTTATTACGCGATCCGTGGCTCTGGAATGCAATGCAACATTGTTGCGTCGCATAACGATAATGTGTTCCACTTTAGAAAGCGAGTTTGTTCCAGCCATTTTTGGGGGGGAGAAGCAAATCACTTCTATGTCTTTTTGGGGATTAAACGCCTAAATAATAGTACTCTTCCAGTTGTTTCGAGTTGTCTCGCCTATCATGGAAGATACGGAGCAGAGTGAGGTAAGTCCCTCTTTCTTTCATACTTTTACCATTTGATGTTGACGACTTTATACTAGCCTATTTGCAACTGTTGATCAACATTTACCATTAAACTTTTCGGACAACCCGTCAAAATAAGTTTATAATGAGTACAGTATCTAGGCTACAAACCCTCCATGACAGTGACAGACTTTCTCTGGCAAAACTAGAATGATGACTATAATCAACATTAACCGCAGACTTGATTTACCTTGGGCATTTTTCTCATAGTAAATTATAAATGTAAGATTCCTTTCCAAAAACGGCTCTTAAAATAGTTGGGAAGGTCTGGTGGGCATTTAAACAGCTGCACATTTCAGGCAAACCTCTCCTGACTATCCCCACTGCAGCTGACGCTAATAAGCAACAGTTGTTTCCCAAAGTCATGTGGATCCATAGTCTCAACAGTATAGTCATCCACAGAGGAAGGAAAatgtgatacctagtcagttgcacaactgaatgcagtcaacctaaatgtgtcttctgcatttaccCCCCCCCTGAGAAAGTCTACTGTATGTTTTTCATACTGAACAGTGCAGTGCATGAGATGAATAAAttatagttgaagtcagaagtttaaaacgagtttttcaaccactccacaaatttcttgctaacaaactatagtttggttaggacatctactttgtgcatgacacaagtattttttccaacaattgtttacagacatattatttcactgtatcacaattccagcgggtcagaagtttaaatacattaagttgactgtgcccttaaacagcttggaagattccagaaaatgatgtcatggctttggaagcttctaataggctaattgacataatttcagtcaattggaggtgtacctgtggatatatttcaaggcctaccttcaaactcagtgcctctttgcttgatatcatcaaaagaaatcagccccccaaaaaattgtacacctccacaaatctggttcattcgtgggagaaatttccaaatgccttaagttatcatgttcatctgtacaaacaatagtacacgagtataaacaccatggcaccACGCAGCCATcctaccgctcagaaaggagactcgttctgtctcctagaggtgaacgtactttggtgcgaaaagtgcaaatcaatcccagaacaacagtaaaggacttTATGAAGATGCAGGAggaaaaaggtacaaaagtatctacatccacagtaaaatgagccctatatcgacataacctaaaaggctgctcagcaaggaagaagccactgctccaaaacagccatatggtttgcaactgcccaTGGGGACaaagtcctctggtctgatgaaacaaaaatagaactgtttggccatgatgaccattgttatgtttggaggaaaaagggggagacttgtaagccgaagaacaccatcccaaccgtgaagcacgagggtggcagcatcatgttgctgtggtgctttgctgcaggagggactggtgcacttcacaaaatagatggcatcatgaggacagaaaatgatgtggatatattgaagaaacatctcaagacgtcagtcaggaagttaaagcctggtcgcaaatgggtcttccaaatgggcaatgaccccaagcatacttccaaagttgtggcaaaatggcttaaggacaacaaagtcaacgccatcacaaagccctgacctcaatcccatagaacatttgtgggcagaactgaaaaagcgtgtgcgagcaaggaggcctacaaacttgactcagttacacctattctgtcaagaggaatgggccaaaattcacccaaattattgtgggaagcttgtggaaggctacctgaaacgtttgacccaagttaaacgatttaaaaggcaatgcaacaaatactaattgagtgaagtaaacttctgacccactgggactgtgatgaaagaaataaaagctgaaataaatcatactctactattattctgacatttcacattcttcaaataaagtggtgatcctaactgacctaagacggggactTTCTACtctaattaaatgtcaggaattgtgaaaaacttagtttaaatgtgtttggctaaggtgtatgtaaacttccgacttcaactgtatgtgtcagATACAGTCCATGCCTCTTCATCAAAGTGCCATTGACAGGCTTCATATTAAAACTTTTATAGGTAAGAATCTGCCTGGCAAGGCAGGTGATCTGACAAGTTCAGCATTTTCTCCTTCAATTAAATCAAATTAGTCTCAGAGAGTGCACTAATCTCTCTCAACACAGGGTCATGTTGCCTGAAGCCGGCCTTGAAACCTTGAGACGCTGTTGATAAGTGTCTCTCAGGTGCAGCCCAGTACCCAGAGCAGATCCCCAGCCTGTCAGAGCAGAAGGATGTTCTAGCCCAGGAAGAGAAGCAGGGAGAATGTGGTCTCCCAGAGTTTCACTTTGTTTTTGGCTTGTCTTTGACCATCTTCATAGCAGCTATTTTCTTTCCAGCTGATAGTCAATCATTACAAATACAATTGCAAGAAACAGCATTGAGACATTCCATTCAATAGAAGGTGCCTATCAGtgtctgatctctgtggttgtCTCTCTGTCATGTTAACCCCAGGAGGAGCTGGAGCATGTAGTCCTCTGTCTGCAGGAGGAGGGCATGGCCCCCGGGGCCTCAGTGAAGGAGCAGCTGGGTTTCCTATGGAGGCTGTTCCAGCACAGCGAGGGTCGCCTCGTCGGCGTGACCCATGACTTGGACAGCCTACGAGCACGCCACTCTGCCGAGATGGCCGAGGTGAGCCATTACCCAGAGTTTTGTCTGTGATgctacactgtactgtacaggctgCACATACATTCATCTCAATATTTTTTCTCTGATTGGCACCATGTGGTGGGTACAGGAACTCACTCATCTGGCTTCAGCCAAAGCTCAGGGCCTGAGCTGATGATATGTGTCTATCTCAGGTGCAGAGGTACCTGGAGCACATCCGTAGCCTATCAGAGAAGAGGGATGCCCTGGCTCAGGAGTACGAGCAGGAGAATGAGGTCCTCAGGGCCCAGCTGCAACGCCTGACACTCCAGCAAGGTGGGACATAGAACCCAGATAAGATGTGAAAAATGTAACCCTATGGAAACAAATGAACCTTTGGAACGAATAACCatgttgctttaaaaaaaaaaattgtcaacTGTCTTTTTTTTGGTATGTGTATTCCACATCAAATGTAATTATTGAACGATCATGTCATCACACTTCTCTCTTTCAATTATACGTTCTAGTTTGATTTCATACATCTTTTCCTTTTTTATAATGatttatatataataataatttatgaAAAATACAATCTAAACGCACATATGGTTCTTTGTGTGTAGGATTCAAATGTGTATCCCATTCCCTGTCAAACCTTCTAAATCAGGGTCATTAGTGTCCTTACCAATGTGTAATAGTCCCCTTTTAAGTGACGTGTTGTAGGTATTGCACTTACACAGTAAGGAAgaaaataaagtgtgtgtgtgtgcagatgccCAGATGAATGAGGTGGCTGAGATGTTGTACCAGGAGGGCCTGGCAGAAGTGATTCCCAGCAGCCACAGTGAACAGGTGGCCTACCTGCTGGTGGAGAGGGCCTCCCTGCTGGAGAGACCTGATGACCCCCAGGCCCTGCAAGTCCCCGATGCCCAGGCAGGCACCCCCTCTGCCAGCCAGCAGGAGACACagtcccagactcaatgcaccaAAGAGAGCATGGACCAGGTGAGACCAACTCGCTGTCTCATGCTTTCTCTCAGTCCAAGATTACACTGAGTTTAGATGAGAGGATTAGGGCTAACCAAAGTACTTTAGAAGTCACATTTCTTTTCTTGTTCAGTTCGTTCCAGTGGTTTAGTAACTGTCACAAATGATACATGAAGATATATAGTTACATGGAGATACTATAGTTGGTTCATGTTGTTATAGTGAATTTGCTAAATCAGGGTGTCATAGACAGTGGACGTGCTGCAGCTCCGCTGGTAAGACCATGGAAAGAGAAAATGATCCAGTCTGTGACTAAACTGTTCATTAATTCCACTGTCTTTCCACAAGGGGGCACCCTCACGTGGCCAGAGCCCATGGAAGAGGCTCTTTGGACTCCGCAAGGCAGCTCAGAGCAAACAGGCTTTGGCCTCAGTATGTCCATTTAGATGATACTGCATCCCGTTAACACTTAGCCAAGCCTGAATAAGATGCTCTATTTTATGTTGAAACTCTTCAGCATGGTGATGGGACCCCTTGTGCATGCCCTCTAATTGCTGTATCTCTTTCCTGTTCTCTTTGCAGCTTGACATTTATTGGGATGAGTCTTGTCCTTGAGGAAAAACTGTGCGATTTCTGCCAGATGGGTCAAAATTGACTATATTGAAAAAAAATCATCAAAACAAAAATAGGCTTTTTGGTCTTGATTTAAAGTTacggttaggcattagggttagcagtgtggttaaagttagggttaatgattttatgactttgtggctgtgccagctggtGACCACTCTgaagagctgcctccagaacaagattcatgaccaAGACGCTAACTCTTTCTAGTCAACATTGTTCCATGTTTCTGGGTGTGTGGATGTAATGGGTAATTTGGAGTCTACACCCCTCAGTGTCAATGGTATATTGTCTGAACCAAATGCATGTACTGCACGTGTGATTTCCTgaccaatttttttatttttttaatcgaaTATTTCTGTTTATTCTGTTTTAACCTTCTCGGCGTGAGGAACAGCTAAGGCCTCACAACAGTGATCTTTCAAATGACTCCACCTTTTCCTGCAGAGAATGATTCGTCAAATCAATAGTACTCCTGTAGACAGCGATGATAGATTCCTCTCCGTGCTCAGTGTTGTGGTctgctctcttcccctccccaggTTGAGCTCAGGCCGGGGTCAGGGCTCGGTGTGGAGCGGGAGTGGGCCCGtctagagagagacctggaggaggCATCACGCCGCTTGGCCATGGCCCACAGAGAGATCCGACGTCTGACCGATGAGCTAGAGTCAGCCCGCATGACCCAGAGTGCCTATGGTGAGGCCAGATTTCACACAGCCCGTTTCTCTGCTAAGTGAGGGTACTAGTtattattcaaatcaaatgttatttgtcacatgcgccaaatacaacaggtgtagaccttgacgtgaaatgcttacttacaagcccttaaccaacaatgttagcagttaagaaaaatatttcctaaataaactaaagtaaaaaataaaagagcaACTCTATTAATGTGTGCATTTTTTGTGTGCCAGTTGTGTGTTATGTATTTCTCCGACGTCGGTCTTGAATAAGTATATGTGTGCTTTACCCAGAGCCAGAGCTGCAGGGAGCCCAGGAGGAGGTAGAACAGctcagacaggaagtggaaaaGCTCAAGAAATGTGGTAAGAAGATATTTACTTTACATTTTTTgattactgtaaaaaaaaattaaaaacatttttaaaaatccttTGTGGAGCATTTTCAAAGACCAGCCTTTCAGAATGTCAAAGGAACTGCACCGTATCGCTTTAGGCTTTTCCAGAagtatgactgactgactaactggtgTGGAGACAGTGACACCCATAGTTTGGAGGGTAAAATATCCCTTTGTCCCTCCTATAGACGTGGTGGAGTTGCGTAAGGCCACTGAGCTGAATGATCGTCTGGACCAGGAGATCAGAGCCCTCAGGACAAGGGTGCGCACCATGGACGTAGAGAGAAAGACCCTCCTAGAGACGGTAATCTGCCATTCCTGGATTCAGTTATCCCCCCTCCTTAAATTGTCATAAAGAAATGGATCATGGACAAGATGCAGTCATTTCGGCTACAATGTGTGAGGGGGGTGAAGGTCACGGTAGTTACTGTATGTAATGTGCTCATACTGTTGTTCCCTAGGTGGAGAAAATGAAGCACTCTGACAACGTGGCTAAGATCCACCCAGAAGCACTGCAGCTTAACTTGGCTAAGGTACAACCAAACGCAGTATGGGGATGAGACCCCATCAAACTACAACAAATCAGCTATTGCTATCACCATCTTTATAGAAATATCTGTTGCTTCAAAAATAATTGAAGTGGTCATGCAGTAGGTTTTGTCTTTCAAACATTGCCTGTCACTTAACTgcctgtcctgtgttgtgtgtttcagGGAGAAGGGATAGCCGCCCCTCAGATGCACACCGTCTGTCTCCAGACAGAAATACTGCTCCTGGACCAGGTCAAGACCCATGAAAGGTCCCACCTTAACTTTGTCTCTAGAACTTAGCCCAAAACCAAACCCAGTATAATCTCAGATTTGTGTTGGCTGATAGTAGATGCTATTCCAGTTAATTCATTTGAAAGTGGAAAGGAAAGTGAAATCTGTTGTCAGATGGTGATGATGTGTCTCTCTTTCATGCAGACGCCTCCAGCAGTCCGAGACCAAGGACAAGCTGAACGATGTGCGGCGTCAACTGCAGGGGCTGCAGGAGAAATACGATGAGCTGCTGAATGTTACGAAGAAGGCAGAGGAGTACGAGGACTACGAGGAGCTGAagaagcagagagaagaggaggagaaggttctGGAGCTGCTGATGGATAAGaccgaggaggtggaggaggagtatGAGGAACTGAAGACTAAAAAAGAGGAGGCGGAGAGGGTGTATAAGGAGCTGAAGATTAAGATGGATGAGGAGAAGAAGGAATATGAACATCTGGAGAATATGAGGTTGAAGCTGGATGAAGCTCTTGGCCGGAGCAAGAAGCAGCATAGTAGTCAGGAGGTGGAACTGCAGCTTAAGGTGAGGATGACTCCTGTCCGTCTGATGATGTAGTACTATGCTGTGGCCACTAGCAGGGGCTACCGAGTTAGTGTGAATGGGCTGGTTGGGACCAATTATGTGTCTATGGTTAGGACCTGTCAATGTTTCTCAAATGTGTTAATGGAATGAACTTACAAGTTTTAAGTTTGATAGAATAGTAACATAATATCGACTTCTCACAGCAAATTGCTTAAATTCACGTTTAATATTTCATCTTAAAAATCCTCTTACAATTTAAATCCTCTTTCCTGACTACCTTTCCCAAGGAATGATGTAGGTTTGTTTTTACTGTCTATATCCCACACAGTGACCCATTGATTGAAAGCAGCTGATGTTAATGGCTTGTGCTGTGTTTTTCATGGATTTAGCGGGTATTCATTTGACATGGCTGCTTGGTTGTGCTCTCTTTCTTCTTTTAACGTCACCCTCCATTGTGTGCCACAGACGGTGTATTGTGTACAATAGCTGTGGGCGCAGGCCTGCTGTTGATGTATTGTTGGATGATGGACATGTTGTTCTGGGTCATGACTGGTAGAGGAGATATTACCCAGTCAGCAAAATTACGTTGAAAGACGTCTTTTAGACATCCTTTCCCGATGTTGACATCACATGCATTTCAGTGACTGAATGAAAGGTTCGAAAGCCTATTTTCCAGATGTTTAATACACGTATTTTCCAGACATCGATAAAATACGCCTTATATGGACGTCAAAAAGACACAGCCTGACGGTAAATGCGTAGTGGGGAACCTGAAATCCAGAACCTGTTTTCAGGTAACATTCCACTTCCTATAATCTTTGTCCTGCCAAAATCAAGAAGTGGAAAgaaagcagaaacagactggtacccaggctaaagaGATATTGTCTAAAATAGGGAAATCTCAGTTAATCCATGTTTTGATTAGAAAACAACCTGTTTTGAGGAGGTATCTTGCTACTTTATTGAGACAGTTATGACATTACAGAAGGGGAGACGGGTACATTGGAGAAACAGTTTGAAGGGTTGGAGTGAGGAATTAAACCCAAGTCTATGGGCAGAGGAGTGTATGGGCGCGTTCCTCTGCCCAGGTGTTGCTGACGCATGCCACTATCTTACTATCTTACTATGCCAGGTTAGGTATTTTACGTATCATCTAACCACATATGCAATCTAGTGCCCAATACCAGTCGATGGCTTGGCACCCAACCATTGTTTGATGCAGGGGAATGTAACCTATATGGCTGTGTTTCCAAAGGCAGCCTAATttctttcactaattggtcttttgaccaatcagatcagctctgaaaaagctCTGCTGTGACGGGTCAAAAGACCAAATGAGTGGGGGGGGGGAAATCAGAAttgtgctgcctgtgtaaacacagcctaagTGTCTATGCCTGTAGTGTTACCACTCG
This genomic window from Oncorhynchus nerka isolate Pitt River linkage group LG2, Oner_Uvic_2.0, whole genome shotgun sequence contains:
- the si:dkey-264d12.5 gene encoding coiled-coil domain-containing protein 30 isoform X2 — translated: MSVSTLFRVVSPIMEDTEQSEEELEHVVLCLQEEGMAPGASVKEQLGFLWRLFQHSEGRLVGVTHDLDSLRARHSAEMAEVQRYLEHIRSLSEKRDALAQEYEQENEVLRAQLQRLTLQQDAQMNEVAEMLYQEGLAEVIPSSHSEQVAYLLVERASLLERPDDPQALQVPDAQAGTPSASQQETQSQTQCTKESMDQGAPSRGQSPWKRLFGLRKAAQSKQALASVELRPGSGLGVEREWARLERDLEEASRRLAMAHREIRRLTDELESARMTQSAYEPELQGAQEEVEQLRQEVEKLKKCDVVELRKATELNDRLDQEIRALRTRVRTMDVERKTLLETVEKMKHSDNVAKIHPEALQLNLAKGEGIAAPQMHTVCLQTEILLLDQVKTHERRLQQSETKDKLNDVRRQLQGLQEKYDELLNVTKKAEEYEDYEELKKQREEEEKVLELLMDKTEEVEEEYEELKTKKEEAERVYKELKIKMDEEKKEYEHLENMRLKLDEALGRSKKQHSSQEVELQLKMQGLQQQLKSTEHQLNVERNRNTESGQQEEAARYTALRTQDNQLHRRMWEQREEELQDEGCSLREVEDSLNCTNSELSLRFKGQQTQLGVLQSQTGTASEEIPADYVKLKECLEARQEDCEKLTEELMEVLTCLDLQKSKNAEKRSQHKAKMRRAKQIYLKETGCRDERIQSLERDLALALTSSAREKDMIVNMNEENGKLLAEKRDLLGKLNDVEEKTNKSVLAATTTQCSVDFLEKESEHLQDTIVEMSGLIPNGAALQHALKNLHKARSANVQESKKMSHFESILLTSSLLETRVLPGAFDMRSHLDNIYRCKASHTEEATSPRSSLTSSRSTLTTQPVEMGYLNLTSSPGVWDSNLNLTPPLTRADHNL
- the si:dkey-264d12.5 gene encoding paramyosin isoform X1; translation: MSVSTLFRVVSPIMEDTEQSEEELEHVVLCLQEEGMAPGASVKEQLGFLWRLFQHSEGRLVGVTHDLDSLRARHSAEMAEVQRYLEHIRSLSEKRDALAQEYEQENEVLRAQLQRLTLQQDAQMNEVAEMLYQEGLAEVIPSSHSEQVAYLLVERASLLERPDDPQALQVPDAQAGTPSASQQETQSQTQCTKESMDQGAPSRGQSPWKRLFGLRKAAQSKQALASVELRPGSGLGVEREWARLERDLEEASRRLAMAHREIRRLTDELESARMTQSAYEPELQGAQEEVEQLRQEVEKLKKCDVVELRKATELNDRLDQEIRALRTRVRTMDVERKTLLETVEKMKHSDNVAKIHPEALQLNLAKGEGIAAPQMHTVCLQTEILLLDQVKTHERRLQQSETKDKLNDVRRQLQGLQEKYDELLNVTKKAEEYEDYEELKKQREEEEKVLELLMDKTEEVEEEYEELKTKKEEAERVYKELKIKMDEEKKEYEHLENMRLKLDEALGRSKKQHSSQEVELQLKVCAELKQGQAMVSHLEQRALQQESRELREGLAQSSQKAQSCSCLQEELSAERAKLKAMEVEMQGLQQQLKSTEHQLNVERNRNTESGQQEEAARYTALRTQDNQLHRRMWEQREEELQDEGCSLREVEDSLNCTNSELSLRFKGQQTQLGVLQSQTGTASEEIPADYVKLKECLEARQEDCEKLTEELMEVLTCLDLQKSKNAEKRSQHKAKMRRAKQIYLKETGCRDERIQSLERDLALALTSSAREKDMIVNMNEENGKLLAEKRDLLGKLNDVEEKTNKSVLAATTTQCSVDFLEKESEHLQDTIVEMSGLIPNGAALQHALKNLHKARSANVQESKKMSHFESILLTSSLLETRVLPGAFDMRSHLDNIYRCKASHTEEATSPRSSLTSSRSTLTTQPVEMGYLNLTSSPGVWDSNLNLTPPLTRADHNL